TTGAAATAGGGAAGGCTGATGGGTATGAAGCCCCATCTGTATTATGCTTCGTAAGTTTCTCACTCTTCcgatcctccttctcttttttttggaatCCATGCTAAATCCATTTCAATCTTTTCACAGCGCCGAACTCGGTCTCAAGTATGTCTTCTCCgccctcttttcctctttccaaaaCTCCGAAGCAATCGCTGACCGTCTGATCGTTCTTTTGTTCTGAAAACAGAGGACCATGGCCTAAAAAAAAGTATGCAAAATTATACCGAGCCCAAGGACAGGTGCTCGCTACACTCGCCTTGTTAGCTGCGGCATACTCTCGTATGTCTCTCCTGACTTGTAAGCGGCTCGCTACAAGGAGCGACCTTATGCATCCTGCTTTTGTAAGtccccctcctcgccaAACAAGTTTTGCTCGCCTTTTTGGCTGTTTTGGGCTTTCTTGTTTTTTCCTGCCACCGCACCGCCCTAGTTTCTATGACGCTAATCACTGGTatttgtttctttttccacttGCATACCATAAACACTGGTTTTGTAGATTGCCGACTGCCTCCTACTCTTCTCAGCACTTCATCAATCGCTCCGAAACGGCCAACCTTTACCACCAATGTTACCCATTTTTGAACGGCTCTCAATCTATTCAAAGTATAGAAACTGCGGTCGGTTGGCTCGAGCGGCCCGAGCGGCTCGAGGGGCGGCCGCGGACGATAAAGATTCGCAGGGCAGTGAAAAGGCGTGGGTTggggaggaaaagaggtcgttgttgttgggaggaaagagagaaagggaggaCATGATCAGTGATGGTGACggtgagaagatggagaatggaaaaaaggaaaatggagagaacgggaatgggaatgggaatgggaatgggaaggtggaggaggacaaggatgagATGCCGAGGGATGAGCATGGAAATGTGGATCGAACAGAGTTGGTAAGAAGGAATGCCGAAAAAGTGATGAAGGGTATAATCAGCTGGGACAACTGGCACGTAAGTGTCTGTTCTCGTTCGGCATTGAGATGACAGTTACTGATAACaccgaaaaaaaaaaaaaggatgaaCAATTCGCATTGTTTGCAACTGCCAACACCGCCTTGGTGCACATTATGATCGGACTCAACGAAATGTACCTAATTGTCAGGGATTTGgttggagaaaaggatttGCATGGGTTGGATCGTGCATCAGAGAGGTGGGCCAGCGGAGCGTACGACGTTTAACAGTAGGATATGTCGCAGGAAATACCACCGTCGTTATAATATTAGCATGAGCGCATTTGTATACTTGTTACTGTCTGTCTGCCTCTTCAAGACTTTAGTTATCTATCGTGCATCACAACATTGGTCgatcccttcctccaactccaaaACCATCTAACTAAGTGACAGTGTACATGGGGAAATAGGCATATTCCCCATGCGGCACAGGCTCGCCAGCCTTTGGCACCCACTTGCTGCTAATCAGGGCAGGCGGGGCAACGGGGGGCagcccttgcccttggccAGTCGTCAAGCCTCCACCCAAATACGCCTTGCCTTGCGGCAACTTTTGCAAAACGTCTGCCAAGACGGGCACCTTGCCTGCAGGGACGACTTGCTGGGCGTCGGAGGGCGGGGATGCGGGCGCAATACCAGAAGATTCCGGCTTTGTCTCGACGGCTGTTTCTGGGGACGGGAGCGAAGCGAGGGcaggggaggagaggaggagggcggaGAGGTCGGACTGGGTGATGACCGAGGTCTGGGGGTAGGAGCGACGAGTGTCACGCTTCCAGTACTGCGAGCGACTAAAGGTTAGACACGGGGAATGTAGGGGGGGTTCTTTTGACGCACGGGGTTGAAGGCGGGGTCGCTGGCCTTGGTGGCGGGGGTGGCGTATGTCTCCGGGCGGGAAGCGGGTTGCGGGTATCGGTTTTCggtggggagagggagacCAGAAGAGATTTCGGGGTTCACTACACGCCGCTAGTGTTAGTGCGGGACGACTTGATGCGAGATCTCGGATCACTCACCGACAACAGCGTCTCCTGTTTACGATTCAGCACATTTTGGTTAGTAtactctctctcccttgcGGTGCCATGCTACGCACTAAACTTTTTCCAGAAGCCCTGCAGCACGACCGTCAGCATTGAGTATTCACAATGGACAGGCGAGACTCACCGTAGGAGCCAAGTGGTACTTTGTGTGGTCGGCAGACATGGGCTTTGGCTTGGCCGCATTGGCAGCATTTCTGAGGAGGGCGGTGGGGCGAACCATGGCGTATGGGGGAGCGACTGGAGTGCAGCGTTGTGTCAGTCAAGTGTCGAGCTAAGTTGCGGCCATCTCCCGGCAGCAAATCACCGCGCCCCCATCTCAACCGCCACTCTCCGGCACTACCGGGGATATGCCATTTACGTAAAACGCATCTGCTCACGGGATTGTTTTCTTTGTGACCTCCACCACGGAGTTGATGATCGCCGGATCAATCTGTTCCTGGGAGTTCAGGTTACAACCCTTTTGccgctttccttcctcccgtccttccttccccagCGAATCCTTCCCCCCAGCAGACAATGGCAGACTTGAGCCAGCACGCAAACTATACCGCTGCGTACTCGGGCCTGTTGGACAACTTTTACCTCACAGTCGCGATCGCGGGTGCTTGCTTCCTGGGCCATGAGATTTCAGTCCACATTCCGCGCCAGAGGGGTAGAGATGGGCCTCGACAGCGTCTAGCGGTGAGAGCCTACAATGCGTTAGCTAGGCAATGGAACAGACGAAAGAACCCGGGGGCTTCGCTTCAGCCGAGACGGCGTAAAGGGAGCTGGAGACTGAGTAGCGAGGGGTTGGTCGCTGGTGATAAGCCGGTGGATCCAGAGAGGGAACGGTTAGGCTCACGCGAGGGCTGGGAATTTGGGTAGTGAGTAGACACTTTCGCGTTGATTGCCATCCCGTGAAGCCAacactttttttttccagcATCTTCCAACCTAAAGCATGGGCAGTGTAAGTCTCGTCAAGTCACAAAACACTCTAATTCGGTTTTGTTAGAAACGCCTCTCGCCCACTACCGAAATGGCCTCTTGCCTGGATAGGCACTGCGTTGAAATTCAGAGAACAAGACATGCCTGCAAAGTGCGGCCTCGATCTCACTCTGCATGCACGTTTCCTCCGTGGCTGCTGTAAGTAAACCCCACCAAACCCAAAGCTAAATCCAAAACTAAAACCCCTGTTCATTGTGATCAGTCTTCtacactcttctccaaacaCTCATCGTCATGCCTATCCTCATGCCTCTCCATATATTTTACTCCCCCACGGACATTGCATCGACTTCCATGCTCCGCGCTTCCGTCTCATCTCTCGTCCAGTCTTCCGGCTCCAGATGGCTCTGGGTCCACGCCCTGCTGATATGGTGGGTATCAATCACATGGACATGCACCGTCCTCTGGATCACATGGGGTGGACTGGCTTACCGGCGCCGCGAAATCAAAGCTTTAGCTATAAAAGTCCAAAAGGAGCGAGCGAATAAGCGTGTTGCGtctggaggagaagaaggtatggATGGGATGGCCCTCCCTGAAGATTACGAGGGAATCAAACGATTTCGAACAGTGATGGTTCTCAATATCCCGCCGGATATGCGAGACGAAAATATCCTTCAAGATTATTTCGACTACTACATCGAAAAGCATCATCAAAGGAAACAGGACCCGTCAAAACGTAAACCCTTGACCAAGAGGTTTAAACATGCGATCCCTATCGGCCAAAACCCATCGTACGCTGTCGATGTTGAACCAGCAGAAAATTCAAGtgtggaagatgtcgtCTTGGTGCGCAAACTTGGTGTTTTAATCAATCTTCGTTCAAGGCGGGAAGAGGTTTTAAAAAAGCTAGAAATTGCGCATACGGAATTGGCGAAACGTGTCCTTGCAGATGTGGCCAAGTATTATAAACGGCCAAAAGCTCTTTATTCCATCAAAGATCCAGCCAAGGCTGCGCGCATGTCTATCCTAGTCGAAAAGCTTGGTCGATTTACTGAACTAAAATCTCCACATGGCGATCAAACTGTTTGGGATGTAAGTTTCAATCCATTcattgtctttttttttttaaataTCAACCAACGCTTTTTGATCTAGGCCCTGCATTCTGTTCCTCGAGAATGTCTCGACCCATACCAAGCCTTGACTCACTCCAAACCCTTATCCATCTTACACAACCACAACCCCCCGCTGATCGACTACCTCACCACTAAACTCTCCTATCTCACCCACCTCCTCACGGAATCCCTCTCCAAACCGCTCGAATCATACTCTACCGCCTCTACCGCCTTTGTCACTTTTCGTGACGCCAAAACAGCAAGGTTGGTACTAAAAATCCTGGATAGTCATCCAAAAAGGAGTTTGGCGTGTAAGACCGTTCCAGCACCTGATTGGACGGATTTGCTGTGGCCAAGGTTGGGGAAAAGTGTTTATCGGTCAGAGTTTGTCAGGGGTTGGGTAGTTTATCTCGGTGTTTGGGCATTCACCCTTGCTTGGGTAAgtctcctccctccccttcccctcctccttttttttttgacAATATCTTTTCAGATATTCCCCGTTTCCCTCTTATGCGCCCTCGCATCCCTCACAAACATTGCAGGCTTCATAAAACCCCTGCAAACATTCCTCTCCAACAACCCCAAAGCCGCTTCCGCCCTCACCTCCCTCGCCCCCGTCATCTTGGTCGCATTGCTCACACTGGCGATATGCCCGATTTTGTTGGTGATTGCCAACAAGGCGGAGATGATTATCACGAGGTTGGGCGTGCATAATAGTGTTTTGGAGAGGTTTTGGAAGTTTTGTAAGTCGGTCCTTGCCCCCCCCCTCTGGGCCCCAGTGACTGTGGAAGGGGCTAAATAAAATGGAGTTGTATAGTGATGGTGAACGGTGTCGTCTTTTTCGCTGTAagccccttctttcccctcgTATCTCCCTCTTCGTTTCCACCTCGGACGTATAGAGCGTTATAAATCTAATCATggctttttttcttcaatATAGATTGGACAATCAGCTATCGAAGCGTACCTTACAGCATTCCAATCAAAGAATTTCGATCCCCTTCCGATTGTCGCTTCCGCCTTTGTAAGTCAAATTTCAACTCTTAATTAAATCGTATGTCCGCTCCGGTGGGGCTGAGCGGGgtagagaggaggaaaaggaacaTGACATCCTGACTTGGCGAAAATGCCGTTAAGAAAGACTTGACTGACGCCTTAATCGTGGGAGGAATTAGCCAACGGCCGCACCGTATTTCGCATCGTACATTCTACTTCAAGTCGCCATCCAGCCATGTTTTGAGGTATTCCGCTTCGGGGTAcgtttccttcttcctcaacgtGAAACTGCCCGGTCCTCAACtgattctttttttttttgacGTGACACACAAAAAGCTGGCTACGATTGTATACGTCTTTGGGACACGTCGATCCGTCATCCCTCGTCAACGACGATCTAGAACTGAATAGTACGTTCTTTTACTCTCCTTACCATTATTCAATCTCCCCCCacccccctccccctttcctccaaaCACAAGACAGAAGGGAGGGAAAAACTGACATTTCAATCACGAAAACAGTCCGACATTCAGCCATTTCAGCCAGTTACCTCAACAGCGTAAGCTAGCCCTTCCCAATCCTTGTTATACGATCCACGCGATGAAGCAGAGCCTGAAGCTGattacttttttttttcttcccccccctttttttttctctctttcggCAGTACTGGCAGGAGCGATTATGCATCTCTTCATGCTTTTAAACCCGCTCGTCATAGCCTTTAGTAAGTGTTACTCATACACATCAACTACCTACCTCACCAAAAAAACGACTGCACGAGTGCTAAATATATTCGTCCTTAGCGCTGGTTTTCTATGGGGCATGCTATGGTAAGTCTTGCATCTCcgtcctttttttcctgcttctttttATCATCTCAATGTAGCTAGCTGACCTTGGAAAATTGACTTTGCTGTCATTAGTGGTATGGAAACGGCAGTTCATCTACGTATATGGAAGACTCTATGAAGTCAATGGTCGTCGATCATGTATTAGGATCCAGCGATACAGTATGGATGCCTTGGCCTGTACGTTTCCAGCTTTTTTCAAgctttttgattttttctttttgcttttcaaACTGATGGGCCTGGAACGCGTTGATTTACGTTATTCCTTGGATTAACGCAGTGGCTCAATTTGTTCTCTTTGCGTTCTTTATTCTAAGtgagtttgaaggaagCGTCAAAAGAAAATTTAAAAAAATGGAGGGCTGAATCTTTTTACAGACGAGGCAAAGGGACATGCTATTGCGACTGGAGTCCTCTTCATATTGACTTTGATTACCAAGATCATGTAAGTATCCCCCTAATTACGTATTCTTGGAATGATATGACTCACCCTGTATGTTAGAATCACCCGTGCGCTCAAGAAGCGATTTAACAAGTAAAGCAAATTGCTACTATCGGAGATGGGAATTGGAAACTGACATCTCATAGATTGGATTACGAGGAAGCCGACATTCTCTGTCCGCCAGTAAGCGCTACAGCCACCACAGTCAAGCAAGGCAAAGGCGAAGGCGACAATACCGCCATCCATTATTCTTCAGACTCGtctgacgaagaagatgagcgtctggacgatgaagagccGACAGGGCAGGGAGGCAAGTGCAAGACCAAGACGATCCGACGCAACTTTGATAGCTGGACAAGGAGCTGGGGAAGGCACAATAGACCCATATCCTTCCGAAAATTTATCCCATTTGATCATACCATCTTCAGCTCGCTCGACTGCAGGATTCAGTTCGATCCAACCCTACCACAGAGACCCCGCTAGACGATTATCTTGACCCTTCCACATCGCTTTCTCCCTCTCGGAATTCAGATGAACTTTCAATCGTTGTACCGCACCCGCCACTCCCGCCTTGGGAGGATATTCCTCCTTATCAACGATCGCGAGGGTACAATGACCAACCGGCGTATACCGAAGGTTTTGAAGAATTCTTATTACTCCAGCGCGATCCGAGGTCAACCATTGACCTGGATGATTGTGTAGAGATGCGCTTAGCGTTGACTTCTTCCCGTGGGGGGGCAGGCGTCATGGGAGATTGGTCACTGAGCATCGAGAAGGATAATGAAGAGTTCGACgcggaagaagataaaggTGAGGGTAGGCCGCCGACGTTCAGGTCCAAGACAGAGCCGGTCTTGCCCACTATTCTGGATGGCAAGACAGATTTACCCCTGATCCGTTCTGAGATATGGAATGAAGGGGGTGCCAATCTCCATCGAAGACATACTGAAAAAACGAATACAAACCTCGCCAGCCTGTTTCAAGCCCCTCCAAGTCCTGCTGCTGAGCAAGATGGCGCAATTTCAATGCAGACATTCTCAGTTTTTTCGGCGGGGGCTTTGCCATCAGATAGCCCCGAAATCCTGACAGCAGGCCATGAAGGTGGTTTATCAACTTTGAGTCCCAGGTCTATCCCTTCGATATTTCGCCGACGTAGTTTCCATGGAAGCAATGATGAGACAGATACCACTGTTTCCCCTAGGCCAAGGCCAGACTCTCACATCTCCTTTGGAACCCTGGGTAAATCGCCTTCGGCTCGAAAGCCAAGTATCTTTCGCCCTCCCAGTATGCACAGTACCAATACCCGCCTCTCCCCGCACCTCGAACGATCGGCAAGTACGTATTCGTACACAGGAGATCGCTCGGTTAGCGGAATGTCTGCTCACCAACAAGCCCTTCTTAATGATGTAATCAAGCAAGAGGATAAAGCAAACAAGGATGCAcaaagagaggagaaggaagacctggcaaaggaggaggtggaagtTATGAaagagcaggagaggagaaagaaggagagtcAAGGGGAGACGGTTGTTTCTGGGTTTATTACCAAAAGGAGGACCAGGAAAGGCTCTGGTCTCTCGGTGAATAGCAGGAATTCAGATAGAGGTGAAAGTGAGACGGGGCCGTTTACGAGAAGGTAAGTATTTTGTTATAGGTTATAAAAGACAAGGGGTTTTAATATAACAGTAACAACAGGCAAAATTCCGAGGCCTCTCACGAACAAGTGTAATCATCACAGAACGGTCCCCGGGGCTGATGTACAGAATAAGAAGTGAGCTGCATACAATGACATGGTATACAGATGCGGGGTATGTATCTTGGGACTCTATATTTGTATGTATTATATATGTTATACGTGGCAACAAGCATCTTTACGGTTGTTTTTGAGCAGATCTCCAAgtttttttcctctcctcataTGCCTTTCCACTTGCCTTAGCCTCCCTTCTCAATTTCAATGTATGCTTCGCAGGTTTCTTCCACTGGATAGTCAGCAGCTGTTCAGCAGATTTAACGgccttctcttcaacaagaGCAGGGATGAggccttcttcactttgAGTAGcactctctccatctttgccatcatcatcaacgaTATCGGTGGGTTCTGGTAAATCGGTGAGAGATGCCGTTGCCGCATGACGGCCTGCCTCTATCGCTTGTCGCCTCGCCTCATAATAACGAGTCACACTCTCAACGGTATGGCCTTCGGGGATGTATAATGATGCCATGTCGACCAACTTCTTCCGAAGACTCTGAGCACCCTTGCGAGCTTCTAGTTGGCCAATCTCGTCCATTCCCGTTTTGACCACGGAATACTTGACAGTCCCTGAGAGTACAGTGCATGAGCTCCGCTCCCCAGATATGAGaatttgaaaagaaaagggacGACTTACACTCGGGTACTTGTCGAGTACGTTCATCCACAACGAACGCCGGGATTTGGCCTTGAACAAGTTGACCATCAAGGAAGTTCTCCATGGTGATCGTGATCGCCTGAACGGGAGGTGGTCCTTTCTCAGCTTTCCAATGTTTGGGCTCGACATATGCCGTCACACTGTTTTGATCAATATTAGGCGTATGTTTGATGATCATCTTTACGTCCTacagagaaaaaaaaatattcGTGAGCGAGTGATagaaaagatgaatggCTGTGCCACGTACAACACCAGAAAATGCTTTAACACCGAGGTCTAACAACTTTTGCAGAATGGTTACAGAGATCTTAAAAGCCGCGTCGGCCATTTCACTTGACCCGAAGATTCTTTGATCGATTTCAGTCCTATTTGGATTGTCAGCACCGGGAGAACGCCATCCATTCGTGTAACGCGAGAGTAAGGCTCACAGAGGCACATATTGGAAGCCGAAGATGCGAGAAGTGTTGTGAtaagcaaggaagatgccATCCATACCACCAATGCGGACTTGGAAGCTGTCTTTGGTCAGCTATCGTCCCATAGTTAAAAGCTTTTCGTCATCGTCTTACCTGTATTTCAACATGACTGCGCGCATGAGATCATAGTACCTAGGATAAAGTCAGGAGACATGAATACGGCTTAGAACAACATGACCAACTTACTCCCTTTCGTAAGACCCAGTGTACCCTCGGTCCTTGAAGATATCATAGACAGAGTTGGCCTAATATCAAGACATTTGATATTGAGCATCACAACGTCGCCAAAAAAAGAGTATAGAGACTAACAAGGTAGTTTGCGGAATCATAACGAATAGGAAAACACGCTCTGGTCTTGATATCGAAAACACCAGAACCCGGCAAGTCAGGGTGGTAGCAATCCAGTtgagaacgaagaagcaTAGAACCAATCTACAAAGAGGAGAGTTAGCCAGACCTTTTTGAGATTTGGAC
This genomic window from Cryptococcus deuterogattii R265 chromosome 12, complete sequence contains:
- a CDS encoding uncharacterized protein (genome sequence mistake), whose translation is MADLSQHANYTAAYSGLLDNFYLTVAIAGACFLGHEISVHIPRQRGRDGPRQRLAVRAYNALARQWNRRKNPGASLQPRRRKGSWRLSSEGLVAGDKPVDPERERLGSREGWEFGYIFQPKAWAVNASRPLPKWPLAWIGTALKFREQDMPAKCGLDLTLHARFLRGCFFYTLLQTLIVMPILMPLHIFYSPTDIASTSMLRASVSSLVQSSGSRWLWVHALLIWWVSITWTCTVLWITWGGLAYRRREIKALAIKVQKERANKRVASGGEEGMDGMALPEDYEGIKRFRTVMVLNIPPDMRDENILQDYFDYYIEKHHQRKQDPSKRKPLTKRFKHAIPIGQNPSYAVDVEPAENSSVEDVVLVRKLGVLINLRSRREEVLKKLEIAHTELAKRVLADVAKYYKRPKALYSIKDPAKAARMSILVEKLGRFTELKSPHGDQTVWDALHSVPRECLDPYQALTHSKPLSILHNHNPPLIDYLTTKLSYLTHLLTESLSKPLESYSTASTAFVTFRDAKTARLVLKILDSHPKRSLACKTVPAPDWTDLLWPRLGKSVYRSEFVRGWVVYLGVWAFTLAWIFPVSLLCALASLTNIAGFIKPLQTFLSNNPKAASALTSLAPVILVALLTLAICPILLVIANKAEMIITRLGVHNSVLERFWKFLMVNGVVFFAIGQSAIEAYLTAFQSKNFDPLPIVASAFPTAAPYFASYILLQVAIQPCFEVFRFGLATIVYVFGTRRSVIPRQRRSRTEYPTFSHFSQLPQQLLAGAIMHLFMLLNPLVIAFTLVFYGACYVVWKRQFIYVYGRLYEVNGRRSCIRIQRYSMDALALAQFVLFAFFILNEAKGHAIATGVLFILTLITKIIITRALKKRFNKLDYEEADILCPPVSATATTVKQGKGEGDNTAIHYSSDSSDEEDERLDDEEPTGQGGKCKTKTIRRNFDSWTRSWGRHNRPISFRKFIPFDHTIFSSLDCRIQFDPTLPQRPR